From Defluviimonas aquaemixtae, one genomic window encodes:
- a CDS encoding ribose-phosphate pyrophosphokinase yields MPSMTEPKLISGNSNRPLANAIARRMSMHRGMNVGLVDARVERFNDQEIFVEVFENVRGEDMYIVQSTSCPANDNLMELLIMTDALRRSSADRITAVIPYFGYARQDRRAKARTPISAKLVANLLTEAGVGRVLTMDLHAAQIQGFFDIPVDNLYASPIFALDIEHHFKSKLDQVTVVSPDVGGVARARELAQRIGCGLAIVDKRRVKAGEVAEMTVIGDVAGQTCIIVDDICDTAGTLCKAAEVLVEAGANEVHSYITHGVLSGPAVERVTKSVMKSLVITDSIEPTEQVKKAKNIRIVPTAPMFAQAIMNIWSGTSVSSLFDAETLSPIYEGMYSRM; encoded by the coding sequence ATGCCCTCCATGACCGAGCCGAAGCTCATCTCCGGAAATTCCAACCGCCCGCTCGCCAATGCCATAGCGCGCCGCATGTCGATGCACCGGGGGATGAACGTGGGGCTCGTGGACGCCCGGGTGGAACGGTTCAACGATCAGGAAATCTTCGTCGAGGTGTTCGAGAACGTGCGCGGCGAGGACATGTACATCGTGCAGTCGACGTCGTGCCCGGCGAACGACAATCTGATGGAGCTTCTGATCATGACCGACGCGCTGCGCCGGTCTTCGGCCGACCGGATCACCGCCGTGATCCCCTATTTCGGCTATGCCCGCCAGGACCGCCGCGCAAAGGCACGGACGCCGATCTCGGCCAAGCTCGTCGCGAATCTTTTGACCGAGGCTGGTGTGGGCCGGGTTCTCACAATGGATCTGCACGCCGCCCAGATCCAGGGCTTCTTCGACATCCCGGTCGACAACCTCTACGCCTCGCCGATCTTCGCGCTCGATATTGAGCATCACTTCAAGAGCAAGCTCGACCAGGTCACCGTCGTGTCGCCCGACGTGGGCGGCGTGGCCCGCGCGCGGGAACTCGCACAGCGGATCGGCTGCGGGCTCGCCATCGTCGACAAGCGGCGGGTGAAGGCGGGCGAAGTGGCCGAGATGACGGTGATCGGGGATGTCGCGGGCCAGACCTGCATCATCGTCGACGACATCTGCGACACCGCCGGCACGCTCTGCAAGGCGGCCGAAGTGCTGGTCGAGGCCGGCGCGAATGAGGTCCATTCCTACATCACCCACGGCGTCCTCTCTGGCCCCGCGGTGGAGCGGGTAACAAAATCGGTGATGAAGAGCCTCGTCATCACCGATTCCATCGAGCCGACCGAGCAGGTGAAGAAGGCCAAGAACATACGGATCGTCCCGACCGCGCCGATGTTCGCCCAGGCGATCATGAACATCTGGTCGGGCACCTCGGTTTCGTCGCTCTTCGACGCCGAGACGCTGAGCCCGATCTACGAGGGCATGTATTCGCGCATGTAG
- a CDS encoding alpha/beta fold hydrolase produces the protein MPLEDRVGHSTYWETFGHGARPALAIHCSLAHSGAWSGVAGRLADRITLTAFDLPGHGRSGDWSGEGDGLTRATEIAASFVQGRVDLIGHSFGAVVALRLAIAAREAIRTLTLIEPVLFAAAMGDPEWDNHLKETAEFGRAMAEADRNAAAAAFTDLWGTGVDWQKLNEESRREVTARIHLITATHPALFEDSGGILAPGALERLDMPVLLIRGDRSPSIVERIAENIAARLPDVGIATVPGAGHMVPVTHPHETAGLIGVNLDRG, from the coding sequence ATGCCGCTGGAAGACAGGGTCGGGCATTCGACCTATTGGGAGACGTTCGGTCACGGCGCACGCCCGGCGCTGGCGATCCATTGTTCGCTGGCGCATTCTGGCGCCTGGTCCGGCGTGGCGGGCAGGCTTGCCGACCGGATTACGCTCACGGCCTTCGATCTGCCGGGGCATGGCCGATCCGGGGACTGGTCGGGCGAGGGCGACGGCCTGACGCGCGCAACGGAGATCGCGGCCAGTTTCGTTCAGGGGCGTGTCGATCTCATCGGCCATTCCTTCGGCGCCGTCGTCGCGCTGCGGCTCGCGATAGCCGCGCGCGAGGCGATTCGCACGCTGACGCTGATCGAACCGGTCCTTTTCGCGGCAGCAATGGGCGACCCCGAATGGGATAATCACCTGAAAGAGACCGCGGAGTTCGGCCGCGCCATGGCTGAAGCCGACCGGAACGCGGCAGCGGCGGCGTTCACGGATCTGTGGGGAACGGGCGTCGACTGGCAAAAGTTGAACGAGGAGAGCCGCAGAGAGGTCACGGCCCGAATTCATCTGATCACGGCCACGCATCCCGCGCTGTTTGAAGACAGTGGGGGCATCCTCGCGCCGGGTGCGCTCGAACGCCTCGACATGCCGGTCCTGTTGATCCGGGGTGACCGCTCGCCGTCGATCGTGGAGCGGATCGCCGAGAACATCGCCGCGCGTCTGCCGGATGTCGGTATCGCGACCGTTCCGGGCGCGGGTCACATGGTGCCGGTCACGCATCCGCACGAGACGGCTGGGCTGATTGGCGTCAATCTCGATCGCGGATAA
- a CDS encoding 2-hydroxychromene-2-carboxylate isomerase, which translates to MPHIDYFFSTLSPFTYLAGKRLEEIAARHGATITYKPLDVSALFARTGGTPPKDRHDSRKAYRLQEIRRGGVKAGLKVNVQPMFWPTNPAPSSYAIIAAQSAKADGADGDLGGLVHGFLSACWAEEKDIAQDEVVRGLLTAHGFEEDLANKGMLAGAEAYANNLEEAVNRGVFGSPFYITDGDERFWGHDRLDDLDRRLAGKL; encoded by the coding sequence ATGCCACATATCGACTACTTCTTCTCGACGCTTTCGCCCTTCACCTATCTCGCAGGCAAGCGGCTCGAGGAAATCGCGGCCAGGCACGGTGCGACGATCACCTACAAGCCGCTCGATGTTTCGGCGCTTTTTGCACGCACCGGAGGGACGCCGCCGAAGGATCGACACGACAGCCGCAAGGCATATCGGCTGCAGGAGATCAGGCGCGGCGGTGTCAAGGCGGGCCTCAAGGTCAATGTCCAGCCGATGTTCTGGCCGACCAATCCCGCTCCCTCCTCTTACGCCATCATCGCCGCGCAGTCGGCCAAGGCGGACGGCGCGGACGGCGATCTGGGCGGGCTTGTCCACGGGTTCCTCAGCGCCTGCTGGGCCGAGGAGAAAGACATCGCGCAGGATGAGGTCGTACGGGGCCTCTTGACCGCGCATGGCTTCGAGGAAGATCTTGCAAACAAGGGCATGCTGGCGGGAGCCGAAGCCTATGCGAACAACCTTGAAGAGGCGGTGAATCGCGGGGTCTTCGGCTCTCCTTTCTACATCACGGACGGGGATGAGCGGTTCTGGGGCCACGACCGGCTCGACGATCTCGACAGGCGTCTGGCCGGCAAGCTCTGA
- a CDS encoding threonine aldolase family protein: MQFASDNSSGAAPEIMAALSAINEGYAPSYGADGAMDRVRRLSREIFEAPEAEVYLVNNGTTANALSLATYCPPWGAVYCHEAAHVEVDECGAPEFYIGGGKLVKVRGEDGKMTPETLRRAIEATPQGFVHATQRGAVTLTNVTEAGTVYSVDEMTALCAVAKSYGLPVHLDGARFANALVAADASPADMSWRAGIDILSLGGTKNGCMGVEAVVLFDPSKAWEFELRRKRGGHLFSKHRYLSAQMEAYLTDGLWLKLAAIANARAERLADGIAAFRSAAFLHPRDANMIFAALPRRLHRTLHEAGARYHLWPHAAMLDGPEDDPVGARFVCSWSTTEGDVDAFLAFIRDRD; encoded by the coding sequence ATGCAATTCGCCTCCGACAACAGCTCCGGCGCCGCGCCGGAGATCATGGCGGCGCTGAGCGCGATCAACGAAGGCTACGCGCCCTCTTACGGCGCGGACGGCGCGATGGACCGGGTCCGCAGGCTCAGCCGCGAGATCTTCGAGGCACCGGAAGCCGAAGTCTATCTGGTGAACAACGGGACGACGGCCAATGCGCTGTCGCTCGCGACCTATTGCCCGCCCTGGGGCGCGGTCTATTGCCACGAGGCGGCGCATGTCGAAGTCGACGAATGCGGCGCGCCGGAGTTCTACATCGGCGGCGGCAAACTGGTAAAGGTGCGTGGCGAAGACGGAAAGATGACGCCCGAGACGCTGCGGCGGGCGATCGAGGCGACGCCGCAGGGCTTTGTCCACGCAACCCAGCGCGGCGCCGTCACGCTGACAAACGTCACCGAGGCAGGGACCGTGTATTCGGTGGACGAGATGACGGCTTTGTGCGCCGTGGCCAAGTCCTATGGCCTGCCCGTCCATCTTGACGGCGCGCGCTTTGCCAATGCACTCGTTGCGGCGGATGCCAGCCCGGCGGACATGAGTTGGCGCGCCGGAATCGACATTCTCTCGCTCGGCGGCACCAAGAACGGCTGCATGGGGGTCGAGGCGGTCGTCCTCTTCGATCCCTCCAAGGCATGGGAGTTCGAGCTGCGCCGCAAGCGCGGCGGGCATCTCTTCTCCAAGCACCGCTATCTTTCTGCGCAGATGGAGGCCTACCTGACCGACGGGCTGTGGCTGAAGCTCGCCGCGATCGCCAATGCCCGGGCCGAACGGCTGGCGGATGGGATCGCCGCTTTCCGGTCCGCCGCCTTCCTGCACCCACGCGACGCGAACATGATCTTCGCGGCTTTGCCGCGCCGTCTTCACCGGACGTTGCACGAGGCGGGTGCACGTTACCATCTCTGGCCGCACGCAGCGATGCTCGACGGACCCGAGGACGATCCGGTTGGCGCGCGCTTCGTCTGCTCCTGGTCGACGACAGAGGGCGACGTCGACGCCTTCCTCGCCTTTATCCGCGATCGAGATTGA
- a CDS encoding bifunctional riboflavin kinase/FAD synthetase, with the protein MRTHYHWAGLPEADRGASVAMGNFDGVHLGHQAVIDLARRTDAPLGIVTFEPHPREFFAPHAPAFRLMNAEARTHRLEKIGVEQLYELTFDAALAGMEAEAFVADVLVAGLGISNVTVGSDFCFGKGRGGDVDTLRVAGKRHGFGVSIAELISLDGDEISSTAIRRALDEGRPRGAAHMLGHWHRIEGEVLHGDKRGKGLGFPTANMDIGGLHLPRLGVYAVKADVLTGRHAGSYDGAANLGVRPMFGDNRPNLESYLFDFSGDLYGEHLSVALVDYLRPEMSFDGLPALIAQMQDDCDRAREILADA; encoded by the coding sequence ATGCGCACGCATTACCACTGGGCCGGATTGCCGGAGGCCGACCGGGGTGCCTCGGTCGCAATGGGCAATTTCGACGGCGTGCATCTGGGCCACCAGGCGGTGATCGACCTTGCGCGCCGCACCGATGCGCCGCTGGGCATCGTCACGTTCGAGCCGCATCCGCGTGAATTCTTCGCGCCTCACGCGCCTGCCTTCCGGCTGATGAATGCCGAGGCACGCACCCACCGGCTCGAAAAGATCGGCGTCGAACAGCTTTACGAGCTGACCTTCGACGCGGCCCTCGCCGGGATGGAGGCGGAGGCGTTCGTGGCCGACGTGCTCGTGGCCGGTCTCGGCATCTCGAACGTCACGGTCGGCAGCGATTTCTGTTTTGGCAAGGGACGCGGTGGCGATGTCGACACGCTGCGCGTGGCGGGCAAGCGACACGGCTTCGGCGTCAGCATCGCCGAATTGATCAGCCTTGACGGGGACGAGATTTCCTCGACCGCGATCCGTAGGGCGCTCGACGAGGGTCGCCCGCGCGGCGCAGCCCACATGCTCGGCCACTGGCACCGGATCGAAGGCGAAGTGCTGCACGGCGACAAGCGCGGCAAGGGGCTGGGATTTCCGACCGCGAACATGGATATCGGCGGGCTGCACCTGCCCAGGCTCGGCGTCTACGCGGTCAAGGCCGACGTCCTGACTGGTCGCCATGCCGGCAGTTACGACGGCGCGGCCAATCTCGGCGTCCGGCCCATGTTCGGCGACAACAGGCCCAACCTTGAGAGCTACCTCTTCGATTTCTCCGGCGATCTGTACGGCGAACACCTCTCGGTCGCGCTGGTCGATTACCTGCGGCCCGAGATGTCGTTCGACGGTTTGCCCGCGCTCATCGCGCAGATGCAGGACGACTGCGACCGCGCGCGGGAAATCCTCGCCGACGCCTGA
- a CDS encoding sulfatase-like hydrolase/transferase, whose translation MRKFTMLRRDLLRVLSATGLANLLPGALRAANRRKPNFVVFLTDDQKWNVVGYEGHPLAHTPHIDALAESGVAFRNSFVTTPICASSRATLFSSTYYAFHRFNFGTDGLDAGLIPNMFPRLLARAGYRTGLVGKLGIWFNSGVLAALGRSLGVTSEDAGLFDVYAPVEREPYISEDDNGVRRHSLDKIYRRAVRFLTDQDPEQPFCLVVAFNVPHITPEMDGQGRYQPAATEEKLFPDAEVPVSELGDPEIYENLPDILKQGIMAGDQAEKWSGNDPTNEYVNYFRLVAGADRVIGGVLDTLRATGLDEDTVVIFTSDNGLSLGDRGLSGKWAHFDESLRVPLVIRDPRNPAGSGTRPSEFALNVDIAPTILELAGLAVPESYQGASLAPFLDAAPPSDWRREFYCEHEGGFWRIPDWIGIRGHEYKFAEYSGSEQPVFFLTDLKEDPGEIRNLADDPAYGELLVSLRERAHEYQREYAQWPGN comes from the coding sequence ATGCGGAAATTCACAATGTTGCGCAGGGATCTGCTGCGGGTCCTGTCGGCGACGGGTCTGGCGAACCTCCTGCCGGGCGCGCTGCGCGCCGCGAACCGGCGGAAACCGAATTTTGTGGTCTTCCTGACCGATGATCAGAAGTGGAACGTGGTCGGCTACGAAGGCCATCCTCTCGCCCACACTCCCCATATCGATGCCCTTGCCGAAAGCGGCGTCGCGTTCCGCAACAGCTTCGTCACGACACCGATCTGCGCCTCGAGCCGGGCAACGCTCTTTTCATCGACCTACTATGCCTTCCACCGGTTCAACTTCGGCACCGACGGACTTGACGCCGGTCTGATCCCGAACATGTTCCCCAGGCTGCTCGCGCGGGCGGGGTACCGGACCGGGCTCGTGGGGAAACTCGGCATCTGGTTCAACAGCGGCGTTCTCGCCGCGCTCGGCCGAAGCCTCGGGGTGACGTCGGAGGATGCCGGGCTGTTCGACGTCTACGCCCCAGTGGAACGGGAGCCCTACATATCCGAGGACGACAACGGCGTCAGGCGGCATTCGCTGGACAAGATATACCGTCGCGCGGTGAGGTTTCTGACCGATCAGGACCCGGAACAACCGTTTTGCCTGGTCGTGGCGTTCAATGTTCCGCATATCACGCCGGAAATGGATGGCCAGGGCCGGTATCAGCCCGCCGCGACGGAGGAGAAGCTGTTTCCCGACGCCGAAGTGCCTGTTTCGGAGTTGGGCGATCCCGAGATCTACGAGAACCTTCCGGACATTCTGAAACAGGGGATCATGGCCGGGGACCAGGCGGAAAAGTGGTCAGGCAACGATCCCACGAACGAATATGTAAATTACTTCCGGCTGGTCGCGGGCGCCGATCGGGTCATCGGCGGCGTGCTCGACACGCTCCGTGCGACTGGGCTTGACGAAGACACTGTTGTCATCTTCACGTCTGACAATGGGCTGTCGCTGGGGGATCGGGGTCTATCGGGCAAGTGGGCGCATTTCGACGAATCATTGCGCGTGCCGCTCGTCATCCGCGATCCGCGCAACCCCGCGGGATCGGGAACGCGCCCGTCCGAGTTCGCGCTCAATGTCGACATTGCCCCGACCATCCTGGAATTGGCCGGGCTGGCCGTGCCCGAATCTTATCAGGGCGCGAGCCTTGCGCCCTTCCTTGATGCCGCCCCGCCGAGCGATTGGCGGCGGGAGTTCTACTGCGAGCACGAAGGCGGTTTCTGGCGGATCCCCGACTGGATCGGCATTCGTGGGCACGAGTACAAGTTCGCTGAGTATTCTGGGAGCGAGCAGCCGGTGTTCTTCCTGACCGATCTGAAAGAAGATCCCGGCGAGATACGCAATCTCGCCGACGATCCCGCCTACGGCGAGCTTCTGGTCAGCCTGCGCGAACGTGCGCACGAGTATCAGCGCGAGTACGCGCAGTGGCCTGGTAACTGA
- a CDS encoding YcgN family cysteine cluster protein, producing MKHDIPRDGLRPAFWKRPLSSMTPREWEALCDGCGKCCLNKLEDAETGELFFTRISCRLLDDDTCRCGQYENRKTFVPECVVLTPKTIGDVAYWMPSTCAYRLLYEGKPLPDWHPLISGDSESVHKAGQSVRGWTLPEFEVPEEEWEDHIIEDL from the coding sequence ATGAAGCACGACATCCCCCGCGACGGCCTCAGACCCGCCTTCTGGAAGCGCCCGCTCTCCTCGATGACCCCGAGGGAGTGGGAAGCGCTGTGTGACGGCTGCGGCAAGTGCTGCCTCAACAAGCTCGAGGACGCCGAGACAGGCGAGTTGTTCTTCACGCGCATCTCGTGCCGGCTTCTCGACGATGACACCTGCCGCTGCGGCCAGTACGAGAACCGAAAGACCTTCGTACCCGAATGTGTCGTCCTGACGCCCAAAACGATCGGCGACGTCGCCTACTGGATGCCGTCGACCTGCGCCTACCGGCTGCTTTACGAAGGCAAGCCGCTGCCCGATTGGCACCCGCTCATCTCCGGCGATTCCGAAAGCGTGCACAAGGCGGGCCAGTCCGTCCGAGGCTGGACCCTGCCCGAATTCGAGGTGCCCGAAGAAGAGTGGGAAGACCACATTATCGAGGACCTCTAA
- a CDS encoding TIGR01459 family HAD-type hydrolase translates to MTRLISSLAEVSAGYDALFCDLWGCLHNGRAAYPAAVSALQAYRVRGGRVVLMTNAPRPNCYIQAQLDKLGVPRDAWDFIVSSGDAAQMALLSGAVGYRVYHLGPAKDDGFFTDLPDDVADPPKITRVPLDEAEGIVCTGPFNELTETPEDYRSTFLYAKAKGLKMLCTNPDLVVDLGETRIFCAGALAALYEEMGGEALYFGKPHPPIYDLARRRLADHGGAVDNGRVLALGDGIHTDIQGGVGEGFDTLFVTGGLAADAFGPDVEAPDPARLETWLAKHQLSATYAIGRLR, encoded by the coding sequence ATGACCCGTCTCATCTCTTCCCTCGCCGAAGTCTCCGCAGGATACGACGCGCTGTTCTGCGACCTCTGGGGCTGTCTGCACAACGGTCGCGCGGCCTATCCCGCCGCAGTCTCGGCGCTTCAGGCTTACCGCGTCAGGGGCGGTCGGGTCGTGCTCATGACCAACGCGCCGCGGCCCAACTGCTACATCCAGGCGCAGCTCGACAAGCTGGGCGTACCGCGCGATGCCTGGGATTTCATTGTATCATCGGGCGACGCCGCGCAGATGGCGCTTCTGTCCGGCGCGGTAGGCTACCGGGTCTACCATCTCGGGCCCGCGAAGGATGACGGCTTTTTCACCGACCTGCCCGACGACGTGGCCGACCCGCCGAAGATCACGCGCGTCCCGCTCGACGAGGCCGAGGGCATCGTCTGCACCGGCCCCTTCAACGAGCTCACCGAGACGCCCGAGGACTACCGCTCGACCTTTCTCTACGCCAAGGCGAAGGGGCTGAAGATGCTCTGCACCAATCCCGATCTCGTCGTCGATCTCGGCGAAACGCGCATCTTCTGCGCCGGGGCGCTAGCGGCGCTTTACGAGGAGATGGGTGGCGAGGCGCTTTATTTCGGCAAGCCGCATCCGCCGATCTACGATCTCGCGCGGCGGCGGCTGGCCGATCACGGCGGCGCGGTCGACAACGGGCGCGTCCTCGCGCTTGGCGACGGCATTCACACCGACATCCAGGGCGGAGTCGGCGAAGGATTCGACACGCTCTTCGTGACCGGTGGTCTAGCGGCCGACGCATTCGGCCCTGACGTCGAAGCGCCCGATCCCGCGCGTCTCGAGACCTGGCTCGCCAAGCACCAGCTCTCGGCAACCTACGCCATTGGCCGACTTCGGTAA
- a CDS encoding MaoC family dehydratase: MLDNMPRGTICIEDLEIGMTRYLQKEITNRDIELFAEVSTDHNPVHLDDDYARDTIFEGRIAHGMLTAGLISAVIGEQLPGHGTVYLGQSLKFMAPVRPGDVVYAEVKVTSIDHARRRVTLETHCAVGDTVVLRGEALVLAPSRKFD, encoded by the coding sequence ATGCTCGACAACATGCCGCGCGGAACGATCTGCATCGAAGACCTGGAGATCGGCATGACCCGTTACCTCCAGAAGGAAATCACCAACCGCGACATCGAGCTTTTTGCCGAGGTTTCTACCGACCATAACCCTGTCCATCTCGACGACGACTACGCGCGCGACACGATCTTCGAGGGCCGCATCGCGCACGGCATGCTGACGGCGGGCCTGATATCGGCGGTGATCGGCGAACAGCTTCCTGGTCACGGCACCGTCTATCTCGGCCAGTCGCTGAAGTTCATGGCCCCCGTGCGGCCCGGCGACGTCGTCTATGCCGAGGTAAAGGTCACGTCCATCGACCATGCCCGGCGGCGCGTCACCCTTGAAACCCATTGCGCGGTGGGCGATACGGTCGTGCTGAGAGGCGAGGCACTGGTTCTGGCGCCAAGCCGCAAGTTCGACTGA
- a CDS encoding manganese-dependent inorganic pyrophosphatase, translated as MIKVFGHKSPDTDSTGSPIIWAWYLSEVKGTPAKPVLLGEPNTEAAFVLKRWGLPKPEIVSDVAAGDDCVIVDTNNPGELPASINEANVIQIIDHHLLAGGLKTNGPIDITVRPLACTATIMYDLMGDDAAKMPENIKCAMLSCILSDTLEFRSPTTTAHDRDVAERLAGELGISIPDYAEELFAAKSDVSAFSDADLLRMDSKEYNIAGKELRISVLETTAPKVLLDRKDGLMASMADVAKADGADEVLLFIVDILKEEATLLVPNDTVKQIAEASFGANVSGDTVVLPGIMSRKKQIIPSLRL; from the coding sequence ATGATCAAAGTCTTCGGCCACAAGTCCCCCGACACTGATTCCACCGGCTCGCCCATCATCTGGGCCTGGTATCTGTCGGAAGTAAAAGGCACGCCGGCGAAGCCGGTTCTGCTTGGCGAGCCGAACACCGAGGCCGCATTCGTCCTCAAGCGCTGGGGCCTGCCGAAGCCCGAGATCGTTTCTGACGTGGCGGCGGGCGACGATTGCGTCATCGTCGACACCAACAATCCCGGTGAGCTTCCCGCCTCGATCAACGAGGCGAACGTGATCCAGATCATCGACCACCATCTTCTCGCCGGCGGGCTGAAGACCAACGGGCCGATCGACATCACGGTCCGCCCACTCGCCTGCACCGCGACGATCATGTACGACCTGATGGGCGACGATGCGGCGAAGATGCCCGAGAACATCAAGTGCGCGATGCTATCCTGCATCCTCTCGGACACGCTGGAGTTCCGCTCGCCCACGACGACTGCGCATGACCGCGATGTCGCCGAAAGGCTGGCGGGTGAACTCGGCATCTCGATTCCTGACTACGCCGAGGAACTCTTCGCGGCGAAATCCGACGTCTCGGCCTTTTCGGATGCCGATCTCCTGCGCATGGACTCGAAAGAATACAACATCGCCGGTAAGGAGCTCAGAATCTCGGTGCTCGAGACGACGGCTCCGAAGGTGCTTCTGGACCGCAAGGACGGCCTGATGGCTTCGATGGCGGATGTCGCGAAGGCTGACGGCGCCGACGAAGTGCTGCTCTTCATCGTCGACATCCTCAAGGAGGAGGCGACGCTTCTCGTGCCGAACGACACCGTCAAGCAGATTGCCGAGGCGAGCTTCGGCGCGAATGTATCGGGCGACACAGTCGTCCTGCCTGGCATCATGAGCCGCAAGAAACAGATTATCCCGTCGTTGAGGCTCTGA
- a CDS encoding CPBP family intramembrane glutamic endopeptidase, with amino-acid sequence MTALPATTERHGLIHGAAFYLIAFALAFAVALAAPWLGEATPFVTMFTPLTAVLLLRLVILRDGWTRAAWTEMGLTRAGLRFWPLAILLPPVVLLPGYAVVWAFTMAPADLTGARPPGQFVVQLAVSLLLGTALGALGEEVGWRGYLQPRLNPLGPWRSLWLTGFMHGFWHLPLLILTPYYHAAGSLLVVVPLFLITFTLTGPVYGWLRIVSLSIWPVALMHRGVNTWWERFDAMTAQESQRAAEYVAGQSGIMPIAMLALVIVFLAIRGLMPFPAARRT; translated from the coding sequence GTGACCGCGCTGCCCGCGACAACGGAGCGGCACGGTCTGATCCACGGCGCCGCTTTCTACTTGATCGCCTTTGCGCTAGCATTCGCGGTGGCACTCGCGGCGCCGTGGCTCGGTGAGGCCACGCCGTTCGTTACCATGTTCACGCCGCTCACGGCGGTGCTGCTCCTGCGGCTCGTGATCCTGCGCGACGGCTGGACCCGGGCCGCCTGGACCGAGATGGGACTGACGCGAGCCGGTCTGCGCTTCTGGCCGCTGGCGATCCTGCTGCCGCCTGTGGTGCTCTTGCCGGGCTATGCGGTCGTCTGGGCCTTCACGATGGCACCCGCCGATCTTACAGGCGCGCGGCCGCCGGGACAGTTCGTCGTGCAACTCGCGGTGTCGCTCCTGCTCGGCACGGCGCTCGGCGCCCTGGGCGAGGAGGTCGGATGGCGCGGATATCTGCAGCCTCGGCTCAATCCGCTGGGACCGTGGCGGTCGCTTTGGCTGACCGGCTTTATGCACGGGTTCTGGCACCTGCCGCTTCTGATCCTCACGCCGTACTATCATGCAGCTGGATCGCTGCTTGTCGTCGTGCCGCTCTTCCTCATCACCTTCACGCTGACGGGGCCGGTCTATGGCTGGCTGCGCATCGTGTCGCTCAGCATCTGGCCGGTCGCGCTCATGCATCGGGGCGTGAACACCTGGTGGGAACGTTTCGACGCGATGACGGCGCAGGAGTCGCAGCGGGCCGCAGAGTATGTCGCCGGTCAAAGCGGAATCATGCCGATAGCGATGCTCGCGCTTGTCATCGTCTTTCTCGCGATCAGGGGCTTGATGCCTTTCCCGGCCGCGCGAAGAACCTGA
- the meaB gene encoding methylmalonyl Co-A mutase-associated GTPase MeaB encodes MQELARRVSEGDRRALAQAITLVESRRADHRAEAATLLETLEGGRQALRIGLSGTPGVGKSSFIEAFGKLLTGQGLKVAVLAVDPSSARSGGSILGDKTRMERLARDPNAFIRPSPSQTHLGGVARRTREAVALCEAAGFDVVLIETVGVGQSETVVAEMTDLFILLLAPAGGDELQGVKRGIMEMADLILVNKADGALKDTAMRTCADYAGALRLLRKRPQDPEDFPKAMCVSAEEEMGLDDAWAEMTRLADWRRETGHFAARRAQQARHWFEEEVRQGLLARLVSDAGAKARMEELGRAVAEGRAAPGKAAAEMLAALGAGKD; translated from the coding sequence ATGCAGGAGTTGGCGCGGCGGGTGTCCGAGGGCGACCGCCGGGCGCTGGCGCAGGCGATCACGCTAGTCGAAAGCCGCCGGGCGGATCACCGGGCCGAGGCGGCAACGCTTCTCGAGACGCTGGAGGGCGGGCGGCAGGCGCTACGGATCGGCCTGTCGGGCACGCCGGGCGTTGGCAAATCGAGCTTCATCGAGGCGTTCGGGAAGTTGTTGACGGGCCAAGGGCTGAAGGTGGCGGTGCTGGCAGTCGATCCGTCCTCGGCGCGGTCGGGTGGCTCGATCCTCGGCGACAAGACCCGCATGGAGCGGCTGGCGCGCGACCCGAACGCCTTCATTCGCCCGTCGCCGAGCCAAACCCATCTCGGCGGCGTTGCGCGGCGCACGCGCGAGGCGGTGGCGCTCTGCGAGGCGGCGGGGTTCGACGTCGTCCTGATCGAGACGGTGGGTGTGGGCCAGTCCGAGACCGTCGTGGCGGAGATGACGGACCTCTTCATTCTCCTCCTCGCGCCGGCCGGCGGGGACGAGTTGCAGGGCGTCAAGCGCGGTATCATGGAGATGGCCGATCTCATCCTCGTCAACAAGGCTGACGGTGCGCTAAAGGATACGGCGATGCGAACCTGCGCCGATTACGCGGGCGCGCTGCGGCTCTTGCGGAAGCGGCCGCAGGACCCGGAGGATTTTCCCAAGGCGATGTGCGTCTCGGCCGAGGAGGAGATGGGGCTGGACGACGCTTGGGCCGAGATGACGCGGCTGGCCGACTGGCGGCGCGAGACCGGGCATTTTGCCGCCCGCCGCGCCCAGCAGGCGCGGCATTGGTTCGAGGAAGAAGTGCGCCAGGGACTTCTGGCGCGGCTGGTATCGGACGCGGGCGCGAAGGCGCGCATGGAGGAGCTGGGCCGCGCGGTGGCCGAGGGCCGCGCCGCGCCGGGCAAGGCGGCGGCCGAGATGCTGGCCGCGCTGGGAGCCGGCAAGGATTAG